Below is a genomic region from Halorussus salinus.
GCGCCGATTCACCCAGAGAAGTAGCTACCCGAGACGGTCCCACGCCTTCCGGAATCGCTCGCCGTGGGGCGGCAAGAACGCCTCACCGGTCTCGCCGAACGAGTCGGGCGTGAACCATCCCACGTCCGTCACCTCCGTCCCCGCGTGCGGTTCGCCGTCGGTCTCCTCGCGCCGAACCGCGAACCCGATGGAGACGACTCGTTTCCCCTCGAACTGCGTGACCGAGAACGTGTCGAGGAGTCGCAGGTCCTCGGGGTCGGCCCGCAGGCCGGTCTCCTCGCGGAGTTCGCGGGCCGCCGCCTCCTCGGGGGACTCGTCCAGTTCGAGGTGACCGCCGGGGACGGCCCAGTCGCCGACGCCCGGCTCCACCGCGCGTTCGGTCAACAGGACGCCCTCGTCGCCGACGACGGCGACGCCCGCGGTGGGGACGGGGTTTCGCCAGACGACGCGCTCGCAGTCCGGGCAGAACTGCCGGTCGCGCTCCTCGATTTCGCGGGTCGAGAGCGCCGCTCCGCAGTGCGGACAGAAGTCCGCCGGATAGGTAGTCACGCTTCGTCACCGCTCATGATTTCAGTCCGCTCCCGGTCAGGGGCACTACCACATCCTCGTCGTCGTCCAGCACGCCGCGCTCGCGGAACCGCGCGAGGGCGGCGGGCGCGACCGCGCAGGTCGGTTCGGTGTAGAACCCGCCGCGGTGGAGGCGGTCGAGCGCGTCCGCTACTGCGTCCGAGTCGAGCGCGATGGCGTCGCCGCCGGTCTCCGCTATGGCGTCGAGAATCTGGTCCTTCCGGGCGGGGTCGAGAATCTGGATGCCGTCGGCGACCGAGTTGTCGCCCGCGGCGGCCTCCTCGCCGTGGAGTTCCGCGGCGATGGGCGCGTATCCGGCGGCCTGCGCGCCGAGGAGCCGCGGCATCCGGTCGGTCCAGCCAGCGTCCTTCAAAGCGCGAAAGCCCCGGTAGGCTCCGAGAAAGAGCGTGCCGTGACCCAGCGGCGTGACCACGGCGTCGGGCACCGCCCAGTCGCGCTGTGCCGCGACCTCGAAGGCGAAGGTCGCCGTGCCCGCGAAGAACGCGGGGTTCCACGCGTGGCTGGCGTACCAGCCCGTTTCGTCCCCGTCCTCCTCGGGGTCGCCGCCCCCGCTCTTGGACTCGACTGCTTCGATGCAGGCGTCGGTCACGTCCTGCCGGGTGCCTTCGACGCGAATCGGGGTCGCGCCGACGCGCTCGATGGCCGCGAGTTTCGAGGCCTTGGCGTCGGCCGGGACGTAGATGTCGGCGTCGATGCCCGCCCGCGCGGCGTACTGCGCGATGGCCGCGCCCGCGTTGCCCGACGAGTCCTCGACTACCTTCTCGAC
It encodes:
- a CDS encoding NUDIX hydrolase, whose protein sequence is MTTYPADFCPHCGAALSTREIEERDRQFCPDCERVVWRNPVPTAGVAVVGDEGVLLTERAVEPGVGDWAVPGGHLELDESPEEAAARELREETGLRADPEDLRLLDTFSVTQFEGKRVVSIGFAVRREETDGEPHAGTEVTDVGWFTPDSFGETGEAFLPPHGERFRKAWDRLG
- a CDS encoding pyridoxal-phosphate dependent enzyme yields the protein MPTDLACPDCGRSYDAGPDEPWRCDCGHPLEFADRPRPDRPAPDFAELDTRAGLWAFEEFLPIPPEVTLGEGFTPLQDASTALDATDSTDAPDWGENVQFKLEYVFPSGSFKDRGATATLSRAAQLGVEKVVEDSSGNAGAAIAQYAARAGIDADIYVPADAKASKLAAIERVGATPIRVEGTRQDVTDACIEAVESKSGGGDPEEDGDETGWYASHAWNPAFFAGTATFAFEVAAQRDWAVPDAVVTPLGHGTLFLGAYRGFRALKDAGWTDRMPRLLGAQAAGYAPIAAELHGEEAAAGDNSVADGIQILDPARKDQILDAIAETGGDAIALDSDAVADALDRLHRGGFYTEPTCAVAPAALARFRERGVLDDDEDVVVPLTGSGLKS